A stretch of DNA from Methanogenium sp. S4BF:
CCCCTTTTATCGGCGTCTTTGCCCTCACAGGTGTCCTCATGTCCTCATATCTGGGGACACAGGCACAGGCGGTGGGCGTGGGCCGGGTCTACGGCGGCATCCTCGGCCGGGCCGACCGCCTGCTCCTCCTCATCGTCTTCGGGATCATCGCCGGATTCATTCCGGGCGCGGTGTATGCAGGCATCACGGTGATGGACGGAATGCTCATAATATTCGGTGTCCTCGGACATATCACCGCCCTGCAGCGGTTCCATGAGACCTGGAAACAGCTCTGAATATCTTTTTTTCCGGCTCATCACATTTTTTCCTGACTCTGATTTTCACCATCTTTTGCCGTATTATATGCCATACCCGGAGCAGGAGGGATGCCTGCCCGGACCTCTTTTTACTATCGCAAATGGGAGTTGGCCCAGGCAGGGAGGAGGGCTCCCCCTTCCTTCCTTCCTTCCTTCCTTCCTTTTCAATTCAGGGCAGGGAATTATCTGCCTAAAATAACGAAGAGCGACCAAATCCCTGACTTTGATGAAGGGAAAGATGGCATCACATCAGGATTCCGGGATAGAAAGGTTTTGAACAGACTCAGAAAACAACATACCCCTCTCTCCCGCCCGGCATACGCCTGCTCCTCCTCTCCCCACGGAGAGAGAGAGGCGGTTCATGCGATGGGACGGTTAGCCGCGGTAGCAAAAAACCATATATTCCGGCCAAATTTTTATTCATCAGGCGTCAAATATCACATTGAAGAGGATAATCATGACCATCCCGGAAGAATCTTCAAACCAACCAGAACAGACAGATACTACCACAGCTCTCCATGAACTCGGGTGGGACGAAAAACAGGAAAATGCATTCTCCCGCTATACAGGCCCCTACATTCCCGGAAGGGTCGCATCACGGCACAAGACAGTTTTCGATGTACTCCTTCCGGATGAAACCGTCCGGGTGGGAACATCCGGTGCGCTCCGGCGTCTCGGGAAAGTCCCCGCAGTCGGCGACTTCGTGGTGCTCCTCGACCAGCCCGAAACCGGATCCAGGATGATTGTCGACATTCTTCCCCGGCGAAGTACACTGTCCCGGGGTGCACCGGGTGACGGCGGGTCCTGTCAGGTGATTGCAGCAAACCTCGACACGGTCTTCATCGTCACCGCGGCAGGGCGGGACTTCAATCTCCGGCGGCTGGAACGCTACCTTGCGGTTGTGCATGCGTCCGGTGCCCGGCCGGTCATCGTCATCAACAAATCGGACGTGGCAGAGGATGCAGATGCACTCGTTGAAGAGACTGCCGCCATCGCCGGGGATACCCCCGTTGTGCTGACCAGCGCCCGTGAGGGGAGCGGGCTTGCAGCACTTGGCCCGTTCCTTTCGGCAGGAACAACCGTCGCCCTCGTCGGCTCGTCCGGGGTCGGAAAGTCCACCCTCATCAACGCACTCCTCGATGACACAGTGCAGGAGACCTTTGACGTGCGGGACTATGATGAGCGGGGGCGGCACACTACCACGGTCCGTCAGCTCTTCAGTCTCCCTTGCGGGGCGATGGTCATCGACAACCCCGGGGTCCGGGAAATCCAGCTGGGAAATGCCGCCGCAGGACTGGCCGAGACCTTCGCAGATATCGCTGAATTTGCCACAGACTGCCGGTACCGTGACTGCCGCCATGACGGGGAGCCCGGCTGTGCCGTGCAGGAGGCAGTAAATGCGGGGCTCATCCCTGAAGAACGTCTCCTCTCCTACCAGCGACTCGTGAAGGAGGCCGATTTTCAGGCGGAAAAAGATGAC
This window harbors:
- the rsgA gene encoding ribosome small subunit-dependent GTPase A gives rise to the protein MKRIIMTIPEESSNQPEQTDTTTALHELGWDEKQENAFSRYTGPYIPGRVASRHKTVFDVLLPDETVRVGTSGALRRLGKVPAVGDFVVLLDQPETGSRMIVDILPRRSTLSRGAPGDGGSCQVIAANLDTVFIVTAAGRDFNLRRLERYLAVVHASGARPVIVINKSDVAEDADALVEETAAIAGDTPVVLTSAREGSGLAALGPFLSAGTTVALVGSSGVGKSTLINALLDDTVQETFDVRDYDERGRHTTTVRQLFSLPCGAMVIDNPGVREIQLGNAAAGLAETFADIAEFATDCRYRDCRHDGEPGCAVQEAVNAGLIPEERLLSYQRLVKEADFQAEKDDIGLKRLEKKKYKWIGKAAKQLNKEKGR